In one window of Cellulophaga sp. HaHa_2_95 DNA:
- a CDS encoding tyrosine-protein kinase, whose product MENSDLNEIIKQYSKNWYWFLFCVIISLVCAFFFIRYSVPQYAAQSKIQILEDDQAGSSMDVFQDLDLFSGSKNNIEDEIEIIKSRSNITDVVLKLGLNTSFMVKGTIKDSEIYKNEPLKLNFIGADSLLYNAKLNLLITIKNDHEFSLIENEGNGSKTYSFGKNIPSELGDLIITPNAPFFNKYIGKQLRVEINPLESVVIDYQKKILISPADDKSNIINLSLSDAVQEKARDFLNTLVIIYNENAVADKKEIADRTSDFINDRITSIYDNLASVDQNAQDFKTDKGLTDIASEANINLNVGAANEQELQNMTTQLQMASSMKEIVDTQSGYDILPTNIGLSDPSIANTTNKYNELVLERKRLLKSSNEKNPIIVNLDQELAGLKRTMQSSLSGMTNNLGLQVNSLSSQRSVINSKIYSAPRNERALRDITRKQQTTESLYLYLLQKREESQITFASATPKSKIIEWAYNTSNDPVSPKKPIIFLASFILGLLVPFSFIYAVDLLDNKISNKIQLEKITVNNAVLAELPKISRSDSKMVLNDDRSVLAESLRILRTNLDYLIKNNKVGDEKGNIIYVTSSVSGEGKTFLSSNLSMILANTNKKVLLIGADIRNPKIGNFFNDNQKNVDKLKYASNEKNNIGLTEYLKDDNISPKEIINSLLVNTNTIDIIYSGKIPANPAELLMSDRIEGLLQEMSSLYDYVIVDTAPLMVVSDTLIISEYANHILYVTRAGVTENSVIQFPLKLQAEGKLKNLSFVVNDVKNSDLGYGGKYGYGYSAEEKKWWKFWA is encoded by the coding sequence ATGGAGAATTCCGATTTAAATGAAATCATAAAGCAGTACAGTAAAAACTGGTACTGGTTTTTATTTTGCGTTATAATTTCATTAGTTTGTGCCTTCTTTTTTATCAGGTATTCTGTACCGCAGTATGCTGCACAAAGTAAAATTCAGATATTAGAGGATGATCAGGCCGGATCTTCTATGGATGTGTTCCAAGATTTAGATCTTTTCTCGGGAAGTAAAAATAACATTGAAGATGAAATAGAGATTATAAAATCTAGATCCAATATTACAGATGTTGTTTTAAAATTAGGGTTGAATACTTCTTTTATGGTAAAAGGAACCATAAAAGATTCTGAGATCTATAAAAACGAACCCCTGAAGTTAAATTTTATTGGGGCAGATTCGCTTTTGTATAATGCAAAATTGAATTTATTGATAACTATTAAAAATGATCATGAATTTTCGCTTATTGAAAATGAAGGTAATGGTTCTAAAACATATTCTTTTGGTAAAAATATCCCATCAGAATTAGGAGATTTAATTATAACACCAAATGCACCATTCTTTAATAAGTATATAGGAAAACAATTGAGAGTTGAAATTAACCCTTTAGAAAGCGTAGTTATAGACTATCAAAAAAAGATTTTAATTTCGCCTGCAGATGATAAATCTAATATTATTAACTTATCGCTATCTGATGCTGTTCAAGAAAAGGCACGTGATTTTTTGAATACCTTAGTCATTATCTATAATGAAAATGCAGTTGCAGATAAAAAGGAAATAGCGGATAGAACTTCTGACTTCATCAACGATAGGATCACAAGTATCTACGATAATCTAGCATCTGTAGATCAAAATGCGCAAGACTTTAAAACTGATAAGGGCTTAACAGATATTGCATCGGAAGCTAATATTAATTTAAATGTTGGCGCTGCAAACGAGCAAGAACTTCAGAATATGACCACCCAATTGCAAATGGCTTCCTCCATGAAGGAGATTGTTGATACGCAGAGCGGTTATGATATTTTGCCAACCAATATTGGACTATCGGATCCTTCCATTGCGAATACGACCAATAAATACAATGAACTTGTTTTAGAGCGTAAGCGCTTATTGAAAAGTTCTAATGAGAAAAATCCAATTATTGTAAACTTAGACCAGGAATTAGCAGGGCTTAAGCGTACCATGCAATCTAGTTTAAGTGGTATGACTAATAACCTGGGTTTACAGGTAAACAGTTTAAGTAGCCAACGGTCTGTAATTAATTCAAAAATATATTCAGCCCCTCGTAATGAAAGAGCCTTAAGAGATATTACCAGAAAGCAGCAAACTACAGAATCTTTGTATTTGTATTTATTGCAAAAACGAGAAGAATCACAAATTACTTTTGCGTCAGCAACTCCTAAATCCAAAATTATTGAATGGGCCTATAATACAAGCAATGATCCTGTGTCTCCTAAAAAGCCCATTATATTCTTAGCCTCTTTTATCTTGGGTTTATTAGTCCCATTTTCATTTATTTATGCAGTAGATTTATTAGATAATAAAATTTCGAATAAAATACAATTAGAGAAAATCACTGTTAATAATGCTGTTTTAGCAGAACTTCCTAAAATATCTAGAAGTGATTCTAAAATGGTTTTAAATGATGACAGATCTGTATTGGCAGAATCACTACGAATCTTAAGGACCAACTTAGATTATTTGATTAAAAACAACAAGGTAGGAGACGAAAAAGGAAACATCATTTACGTTACTTCGAGTGTTTCAGGGGAAGGTAAAACGTTTTTGTCATCCAATTTATCCATGATTTTGGCAAATACCAATAAGAAAGTGTTGTTAATAGGAGCTGATATTAGAAACCCTAAAATTGGAAACTTCTTTAATGACAATCAAAAAAATGTAGATAAGCTGAAATACGCTTCTAATGAGAAAAATAATATAGGATTAACAGAATATTTAAAAGACGATAATATCTCTCCTAAAGAGATTATCAATTCGCTCTTAGTGAATACAAATACGATAGATATAATTTATTCTGGAAAAATACCAGCAAATCCCGCAGAACTTTTAATGAGTGATAGAATTGAAGGCTTGTTGCAAGAAATGAGTAGTTTATATGATTACGTAATTGTAGATACAGCACCTTTAATGGTTGTTTCTGATACTTTAATCATCAGTGAGTATGCAAATCATATTTTATACGTAACGAGAGCAGGAGTTACTGAAAATAGCGTCATTCAATTTCCATTAAAATTACAAGCTGAAGGAAAACTGAAGAACTTATCATTTGTCGTGAATGATGTTAAAAATTCTGACTTAGGCTATGGTGGTAAATACGGATATGGGTATTCCGCTGAAGAAAAGAAATGGTGGAAA
- a CDS encoding polysaccharide biosynthesis/export family protein: MKLTLVLCAATLLLSSCGSKKDVVYFQDISDYETLIDETQFVPKFKVDDVVSIFISTLNPEASAPFNLFRGGSTGGIGSGVPQQVDYLVDQNGNIDFPVIGQIKISGLSSDELRELLKGKLSDYLKDPIINIRLQNFSISILGQVNRPGTYPVNGEQITILEAIGLAGDLNIKGMRENILVIREFNGTFVHHRIDLTSKEAMKSPVFYLTQNDVVYVEPNKSAITSSALDNRATIAISIASVLLTSTVLLLTRN; this comes from the coding sequence ATGAAATTAACCTTAGTATTGTGTGCAGCCACTTTACTGTTATCCTCTTGCGGTTCTAAAAAAGATGTTGTGTACTTTCAAGACATCAGTGATTACGAAACGCTTATTGATGAAACACAATTTGTACCGAAGTTTAAGGTAGATGATGTTGTGAGTATTTTTATTTCTACATTAAACCCAGAAGCGAGTGCTCCTTTTAACTTATTTAGAGGTGGATCTACTGGAGGAATAGGTAGTGGAGTACCACAACAAGTAGACTATTTGGTAGATCAAAATGGTAATATAGATTTTCCTGTAATTGGCCAAATAAAAATTTCAGGATTATCTTCTGATGAATTAAGAGAACTATTAAAAGGGAAATTATCAGATTACCTGAAAGATCCAATTATCAATATTAGATTACAGAACTTTTCTATCTCCATCTTAGGACAGGTAAATAGACCAGGCACCTACCCTGTAAATGGAGAACAAATTACCATATTAGAGGCTATTGGTTTAGCGGGTGACTTAAATATAAAGGGTATGCGTGAGAACATTTTAGTAATTCGCGAGTTCAATGGTACCTTTGTTCACCATAGAATAGATTTAACAAGCAAAGAAGCTATGAAATCTCCTGTGTTTTATTTAACGCAAAACGATGTGGTTTATGTGGAGCCTAACAAGTCTGCAATTACTTCTTCTGCTTTAGATAACAGAGCCACTATCGCTATCTCAATTGCTTCAGTGCTATTAACTTCTACAGTGTTATTACTGACGCGTAATTAA
- a CDS encoding nucleoside-diphosphate sugar epimerase/dehydratase: MIKNYITHSATRYASKWLVLVVDVVLVSFSFVLAYFILFNLTMNFDINKLFVQLPFVALISLVSFFIIGSYKGVVRHTGVRDVYNIFNAICLMSIITIVLVVTNREYDFLNGFTVPLTIIIIHSLISFIALTASRYVFKALYFNIVMNNYNSSSKNVLIYGAGQSGILTYNALTNTSNSKVKVVGYIDKDEQKVGKHINGVQVYNPSALTEGFILKKDISEVIFSIQNIDHKKLRVLVESLVDYPVLVKIVPAVEDWINGELKLSQIKQVQIEDLLDRATIDIKNSNIAEELKNKTVLVTGGAGSIGSEIVRQVCTYNYKTLIVIDQAESALYDLQQELKQNGFHNFIPIVGDVRDKNRMNTIFQEHTPNIVFHAAAYKHVPLMEYNAYEAIKINVAGTKVLCDLSAHYNADKFVFVSTDKAVNPTNVMGATKRIAEMYISCMQQLNKTKFITTRFGNVLGSNGSVIPLFKKQIENGGPLTVTHEDVTRFFMTIPEASQLVLEAGSMGSGGEIFIFDMGESVKIFDLAKNMIKLSGLKYPEDIDIKVTGLRPGEKLYEELLANGENTLPTYHKKIMIGKVRELDYATVRSNINQLCVSNMFFDADVVRLMKEIVPEFISKNSDLCKVDDEIEEKTKNGTDASSLEKNVLQS; the protein is encoded by the coding sequence ATGATTAAAAATTATATTACCCACAGTGCGACAAGATATGCCTCAAAATGGCTTGTACTTGTTGTTGACGTTGTTTTAGTATCATTTTCCTTTGTATTAGCGTATTTTATTTTATTCAATCTAACGATGAATTTTGATATTAATAAGCTATTTGTTCAATTGCCTTTCGTTGCCTTAATTTCTTTAGTTTCCTTTTTTATTATTGGATCCTATAAAGGAGTAGTACGGCATACGGGTGTGAGAGATGTGTATAACATTTTTAATGCTATTTGTTTGATGAGTATTATTACCATAGTATTGGTAGTAACTAATAGGGAATATGATTTTCTTAATGGTTTTACGGTTCCTTTGACCATCATCATTATTCATAGTTTGATAAGTTTTATAGCATTAACAGCTTCGCGTTATGTATTTAAAGCCTTGTATTTTAATATTGTAATGAATAATTACAATAGTAGCTCAAAAAATGTTTTAATATATGGTGCCGGTCAATCTGGCATCTTAACCTATAATGCTTTGACTAATACTTCTAATAGTAAGGTAAAGGTTGTTGGGTATATAGATAAGGATGAACAAAAGGTAGGAAAGCATATTAATGGAGTTCAAGTGTATAATCCTAGTGCCTTAACGGAGGGATTTATCTTAAAGAAAGACATTTCTGAAGTTATTTTTTCTATCCAAAATATAGATCACAAAAAGTTACGCGTTTTAGTAGAAAGTTTGGTGGACTATCCTGTTTTGGTTAAGATTGTTCCTGCGGTTGAAGATTGGATCAATGGGGAACTGAAATTATCTCAAATTAAACAAGTACAAATTGAAGATCTTCTAGATAGGGCGACTATTGATATAAAAAATTCTAATATAGCCGAAGAGTTAAAAAATAAAACGGTTTTAGTTACCGGTGGCGCCGGATCTATTGGAAGTGAAATTGTGAGGCAGGTGTGTACCTATAACTACAAAACTTTAATTGTTATTGATCAAGCAGAGTCTGCTTTGTATGATTTACAACAAGAGTTAAAGCAAAATGGGTTTCATAATTTTATTCCTATTGTTGGTGATGTACGAGATAAAAATAGAATGAATACTATTTTTCAGGAACACACCCCTAACATTGTTTTTCATGCGGCAGCCTACAAGCATGTGCCGCTAATGGAATACAATGCCTATGAAGCCATTAAGATTAATGTAGCAGGGACTAAAGTGTTATGTGATTTATCTGCGCACTACAATGCGGATAAATTTGTATTTGTATCGACAGATAAGGCGGTGAACCCCACAAATGTTATGGGCGCTACTAAGCGAATTGCAGAAATGTACATTAGCTGTATGCAGCAATTAAACAAGACTAAATTTATTACAACACGTTTTGGTAATGTATTAGGGTCTAACGGTTCTGTTATTCCGTTATTTAAAAAGCAAATTGAAAACGGAGGGCCATTAACCGTTACACATGAGGATGTTACCCGGTTTTTTATGACTATTCCTGAAGCCTCACAATTAGTTTTAGAAGCAGGTTCTATGGGTTCGGGAGGAGAAATTTTCATCTTTGATATGGGAGAATCTGTTAAAATATTTGATTTGGCGAAGAATATGATTAAGCTTTCGGGACTAAAATATCCGGAGGATATTGATATTAAAGTGACGGGATTACGTCCTGGAGAGAAGTTGTATGAAGAACTTTTAGCGAACGGAGAAAATACCTTACCTACTTACCATAAGAAAATTATGATCGGAAAAGTAAGAGAACTAGATTATGCTACGGTTCGTTCAAATATTAATCAACTTTGCGTCTCTAATATGTTTTTTGACGCAGATGTTGTTCGTTTAATGAAAGAAATTGTGCCAGAATTTATTTCTAAAAATTCTGACCTTTGTAAGGTCGATGACGAAATAGAAGAGAAAACAAAAAATGGTACTGATGCGTCTAGTTTAGAGAAAAACGTATTACAGTCTTAG
- a CDS encoding aminotransferase class I/II-fold pyridoxal phosphate-dependent enzyme codes for MNTKPKIWLSSPHMGGNEQKYVQEAFDTNWVAPLGSNVDAFEYSLESYIGNYTHIAVLTSGTGAIHLALEILGVGKGDEVLCQSLTFSASANPIKYLGANPVFVDSERDTWNLCPVLLEEAINDRIQKGKKPKAIVAVHLYGMPYKINEIKAISEKYNIPVVEDSAEALGSTYNGIKCSSFGDIGILSFNGNKIITTSGGGALVSRNSAYRKKAIFLATQARDEAPHYQHSQIGYNYRMSNILAGIGRGQMEVIDDRVSARRANHQFYFDSLSDIKGIEFLVEPKGYFSNRWLSCILTSSFAHREKLRLLLLDHNIESRPLWKPMHLQPVFSDCISFVNGTSEDLFERGLCLPSGSNLTQKDLERVIDLIKNL; via the coding sequence TTGAATACAAAACCTAAAATTTGGCTTTCTTCTCCTCATATGGGAGGTAATGAGCAGAAATATGTTCAAGAAGCATTTGACACCAATTGGGTAGCACCTTTGGGCTCTAATGTTGATGCCTTTGAATATTCTCTGGAATCATATATAGGTAATTACACGCATATTGCTGTACTTACTTCTGGTACGGGAGCCATACATTTGGCTTTGGAGATTTTAGGAGTTGGTAAGGGAGATGAAGTATTATGTCAAAGTTTAACATTTTCGGCATCTGCTAATCCAATTAAGTACTTGGGGGCCAATCCTGTTTTTGTGGATAGTGAAAGAGATACTTGGAATTTATGTCCTGTATTATTGGAAGAGGCGATTAATGATCGCATCCAAAAAGGGAAAAAGCCTAAAGCGATAGTTGCTGTTCATTTATATGGGATGCCTTATAAAATTAATGAGATTAAAGCAATTTCAGAAAAATATAATATTCCTGTAGTGGAAGATAGTGCGGAAGCACTAGGAAGTACCTATAATGGCATTAAATGTAGTAGTTTTGGTGATATAGGGATATTATCGTTCAATGGTAATAAAATTATTACCACTTCTGGCGGAGGTGCGCTAGTCTCTAGAAATAGTGCCTATAGAAAAAAAGCAATTTTTTTAGCGACTCAGGCAAGGGATGAAGCGCCACATTATCAACATTCGCAGATAGGCTATAATTATAGAATGAGTAATATTTTAGCAGGTATTGGGCGAGGGCAAATGGAGGTGATTGATGATCGTGTATCAGCCAGAAGAGCTAATCATCAGTTTTATTTTGATTCCTTATCAGATATTAAGGGAATTGAGTTTTTAGTAGAGCCTAAGGGCTACTTTTCTAATCGGTGGTTGTCATGTATTTTAACGTCTTCGTTTGCACACAGAGAAAAATTAAGACTATTGTTGTTAGACCATAATATAGAATCAAGACCTTTATGGAAACCAATGCATTTACAGCCTGTTTTTTCCGACTGCATATCATTCGTTAATGGTACTTCCGAAGATTTATTTGAACGTGGCTTATGTTTGCCAAGTGGTTCAAACTTAACTCAAAAAGATTTAGAAAGAGTTATAGATTTAATTAAAAATTTATAG
- a CDS encoding nucleotide sugar dehydrogenase — protein MKEITKICCIGAGYVGGPTMSVIAKKCPHIQVTVVDINADRIAQWNEADLDKLPIYEPGLKEIVAATRNKNLFFSTEVDKAIDEADVIFISVNTPTKTYGKGKGQAADLKFIELCARNIAKVATNDKIVVEKSTLPVRTAGAIKNILDNTGNGVNFEILSNPEFLAEGTAIQDLLHADRVLIGGDETPTGQKAKDLLSQVYENWLPKERILQTNVWSSELSKLVANAFLAQRVSSINSISALCEKTDANVEEVARAIGYDSRIGSKFLSSSVGFGGSCFQKDILNLVYISQSLGLQEVADYWEQVIIMNDYQKRRFADNIISTLYNTVSGKKIVFFGWAFKKDTNDTRESAAIYVADALLEERAELSVFDPQVKEQTIFRDLDYLNTRTPEENKKLVTVVDDPMDQVENAHAIAVLTEWDEFKTYDWQKIYDKMLKPAFIFDGRRLLDKAQMEKIGFNYYRIGQV, from the coding sequence ATGAAAGAAATCACAAAAATATGTTGTATCGGCGCAGGTTACGTTGGTGGTCCAACCATGTCCGTAATCGCTAAAAAATGCCCACATATTCAAGTAACAGTTGTTGATATCAATGCAGATAGAATTGCGCAATGGAACGAGGCTGACTTAGACAAGCTTCCTATTTACGAGCCAGGATTAAAAGAAATTGTTGCTGCAACTAGAAATAAAAACCTTTTCTTCTCTACGGAAGTAGATAAGGCTATAGATGAAGCTGATGTAATTTTTATCTCGGTAAATACCCCTACTAAAACCTACGGAAAAGGAAAAGGACAAGCGGCAGATTTAAAATTCATTGAACTTTGTGCTAGAAATATTGCCAAAGTTGCTACGAATGATAAAATAGTTGTAGAAAAATCTACCTTACCAGTAAGAACGGCAGGAGCTATAAAAAATATTCTGGACAACACGGGCAACGGTGTTAACTTTGAAATTCTTTCTAATCCAGAATTTTTAGCAGAAGGTACTGCCATTCAAGATTTATTACATGCAGATCGTGTTTTAATTGGTGGTGATGAAACTCCTACAGGTCAAAAAGCAAAAGATTTATTGAGTCAAGTATACGAAAACTGGTTACCTAAAGAACGTATTTTACAAACTAACGTTTGGTCTTCAGAACTTTCAAAATTAGTAGCAAATGCTTTTTTAGCGCAGCGTGTATCCTCTATCAACTCTATTTCTGCACTCTGTGAGAAAACAGATGCCAATGTGGAAGAAGTAGCCAGAGCTATCGGTTATGATTCTAGAATTGGTTCTAAATTCTTAAGCTCTTCCGTAGGCTTTGGTGGTTCTTGTTTTCAAAAAGATATACTAAATTTAGTATATATCTCTCAAAGTTTGGGTTTGCAAGAAGTAGCTGATTACTGGGAACAAGTAATCATTATGAATGATTACCAAAAGAGAAGATTTGCAGATAATATTATCAGTACCCTATACAATACCGTATCGGGAAAGAAAATAGTTTTCTTTGGATGGGCTTTTAAAAAAGACACCAACGATACTAGAGAATCTGCCGCTATTTATGTAGCTGATGCTTTGTTGGAAGAAAGAGCCGAATTGAGTGTTTTTGATCCTCAAGTAAAAGAGCAAACAATATTTAGAGATTTAGATTATTTAAATACACGTACTCCAGAAGAGAATAAAAAGCTAGTGACGGTAGTAGATGATCCTATGGATCAAGTAGAAAATGCTCATGCGATTGCAGTATTAACAGAGTGGGATGAATTTAAAACCTACGACTGGCAAAAAATCTATGACAAAATGCTAAAACCTGCCTTTATTTTTGATGGCAGACGTCTTTTAGATAAAGCACAGATGGAAAAAATTGGCTTTAACTATTACAGAATAGGCCAGGTTTAA
- a CDS encoding NAD-dependent epimerase, producing the protein MKVLVTGAAGFIGFHTAQKLLANGHDVVGLDNINDYYDVNLKFARLNELGVSKESATSFNKITESTTFKARYKFIRLNIEDRENLPTLFAEEKFDIVCNLAAQAGVRYSIENPETYIDSNIVGYLNILECCRHHGVKHLVYASSSSVYGLNKEIPFKTSDTVDHPISLYAASKKANELMAHTYSHLYGFATTGLRFFTVYGPWGRPDMALFLFTEAISKNQPIKVFNHGNMERDFTYVDDIVEGVFRIIEKDTKERIANNEGYKIYNIGNNDSVKLTDFIAEIENNLSKKAEKQLLPMQAGDVAKTWANVDDLIKDYNYSPKTTVAEGIKKFIDWYKEFYKA; encoded by the coding sequence ATGAAAGTACTCGTAACAGGAGCTGCCGGTTTTATAGGATTCCATACCGCACAAAAATTATTAGCAAACGGACACGATGTTGTTGGTTTAGATAACATCAATGATTATTATGATGTTAATCTAAAATTCGCACGTTTAAATGAGCTTGGCGTTTCTAAGGAAAGTGCTACTTCATTTAACAAAATTACAGAGAGCACTACGTTTAAAGCACGTTATAAGTTTATTCGCTTAAATATTGAAGATCGCGAAAACCTACCTACACTCTTCGCTGAAGAGAAGTTTGATATTGTTTGTAATTTAGCAGCGCAGGCTGGAGTACGTTATAGTATTGAAAACCCTGAAACCTATATTGACAGTAATATTGTTGGTTATTTAAATATCCTAGAATGCTGTAGACATCATGGTGTAAAGCATTTAGTCTATGCGAGTAGTTCTAGCGTTTACGGCCTAAATAAAGAAATTCCGTTTAAGACTTCTGATACCGTTGATCATCCTATAAGTTTATATGCTGCCAGTAAAAAAGCAAATGAGCTTATGGCACACACATATAGTCACCTATATGGATTTGCAACCACTGGCTTGCGCTTTTTCACCGTTTATGGCCCGTGGGGAAGACCAGACATGGCTCTTTTCTTATTTACAGAAGCGATCAGTAAAAACCAACCTATAAAAGTTTTTAATCATGGAAACATGGAGCGAGATTTTACGTATGTAGATGACATAGTTGAAGGAGTTTTTAGAATCATTGAAAAAGACACCAAAGAAAGAATCGCAAATAATGAAGGGTATAAAATTTACAATATCGGAAATAATGATAGTGTAAAGTTAACCGACTTTATTGCCGAAATTGAAAATAATTTATCAAAAAAAGCAGAAAAACAACTACTTCCAATGCAAGCAGGAGACGTAGCTAAAACTTGGGCAAACGTAGATGATCTTATTAAAGATTATAACTACTCCCCTAAAACTACGGTTGCCGAGGGTATAAAGAAATTTATTGATTGGTATAAAGAATTTTACAAGGCTTAA
- a CDS encoding nucleotide sugar dehydrogenase — translation MNSIKIGVIGLGYVGLPLARLFATKYAVVGFDINQNRIGELNSGHDTTLEVDSETLKSVLKLSSNNEKGLFCSDKIADLKDCSYYIITVPTPVDKNNRPDLTPLYKSSETVGSVLKKGDVVIYESTVFPGATEEECIPVLEKVSGLVFNIDFFAGYSPERINPGDKEHTVEKILKVTSGSTPEIGVKVDDLYKSVITAGTHLAPTIKVAEAAKVIENSQRDINIAFVNELAKIFNLMNIDTHAVLEAAGTKWNFLPFKPGLVGGHCIGVDPYYLAQKAQEYGYHPEIILAGRRLNDSMGNYVASEVIKLMLKNDLKIKNAKILVLGITFKENCPDVRNTKAVDVITNLKEYGISTTVYDPWASPEEVLHEYKLETTKITPTEKFSAIVLTVAHKEYENLNLENLLAENGVIYDVKGFLTKNVNGRL, via the coding sequence ATGAATTCGATAAAAATAGGGGTAATTGGTCTTGGTTATGTTGGCTTACCTTTGGCACGATTATTTGCAACCAAATATGCAGTTGTAGGTTTTGATATCAATCAAAATAGAATTGGTGAATTAAATTCAGGTCATGATACTACATTAGAAGTTGACTCCGAGACGCTCAAGTCGGTACTTAAGTTAAGCTCCAATAATGAAAAAGGTCTATTCTGTTCTGATAAAATAGCCGATTTAAAAGATTGCAGCTATTATATCATTACGGTTCCGACCCCTGTAGACAAAAATAATAGGCCAGATTTGACGCCACTATACAAATCAAGCGAAACTGTAGGTAGCGTGCTAAAAAAGGGGGATGTTGTTATCTATGAATCTACTGTTTTCCCAGGAGCAACAGAAGAAGAGTGTATTCCTGTATTGGAAAAGGTAAGTGGCTTGGTATTTAATATTGATTTTTTTGCAGGCTATTCTCCAGAAAGAATAAATCCAGGGGACAAAGAACATACGGTTGAAAAAATTTTAAAAGTAACCTCAGGGTCTACCCCAGAAATCGGTGTTAAAGTAGATGACTTATACAAATCCGTAATTACAGCGGGTACGCACTTAGCCCCAACTATCAAGGTAGCCGAAGCAGCTAAAGTAATCGAAAACTCACAACGTGATATAAATATTGCTTTTGTTAATGAATTGGCAAAGATTTTTAATTTAATGAATATTGATACGCATGCTGTCTTAGAAGCTGCGGGTACCAAATGGAATTTCCTCCCATTTAAACCAGGCTTGGTAGGCGGCCATTGCATAGGCGTAGACCCGTATTATTTAGCTCAAAAAGCGCAAGAATACGGCTATCATCCAGAGATCATATTAGCAGGACGAAGACTTAATGACAGTATGGGCAATTATGTGGCTTCTGAAGTAATTAAGTTAATGCTTAAGAATGATTTGAAGATAAAAAATGCTAAAATTTTAGTTTTAGGCATTACCTTTAAAGAGAATTGTCCTGATGTACGTAATACAAAGGCCGTAGATGTTATTACCAATTTAAAAGAATACGGAATAAGTACTACAGTATATGACCCTTGGGCTTCTCCTGAAGAAGTTCTGCATGAATACAAATTAGAAACTACGAAAATCACGCCTACAGAAAAATTTAGCGCAATTGTATTAACCGTAGCACATAAAGAATACGAAAATCTAAATTTAGAAAATTTATTAGCCGAAAATGGAGTAATATATGATGTAAAAGGTTTTTTGACTAAAAACGTAAATGGCCGTTTATAA
- a CDS encoding glycosyltransferase family 2 protein codes for MKKGLVSIITPSYNSEKFLKSTAESIFEQSYENWEWLIVDDFSTDSSRNIIEELAAKDDRVKFHFMESNSGSGKTRNKAIEMAKGQYIAFLDSDDIWTKTKLEIQIHFMQKNNYAFSHTSYGFIDENGKIIKQTYLVSKEPVDYKMLLKRTEIGCLTAVYDAEIIGKMYMPDLRRKQDYALWLAILKKGFKSYPIANETAFYRQHSNSVTSNKFKLIGKHWVFLKKQENLNAIQATYYTICWGIGGFKKYYI; via the coding sequence ATGAAAAAAGGATTAGTTTCAATCATAACCCCAAGCTATAATTCTGAAAAATTTCTAAAATCAACTGCTGAATCAATCTTTGAACAATCTTATGAAAATTGGGAATGGTTAATCGTTGACGATTTTTCTACTGATTCGTCTAGAAATATAATTGAAGAATTAGCAGCAAAGGATGATCGTGTGAAATTCCATTTTATGGAAAGCAATTCTGGCTCTGGAAAAACCCGAAACAAAGCCATTGAAATGGCTAAGGGACAATATATTGCCTTTTTGGACAGCGATGACATTTGGACCAAAACCAAATTAGAAATCCAAATACACTTTATGCAAAAAAATAATTATGCATTTAGCCATACATCCTATGGTTTTATAGATGAAAATGGTAAAATAATTAAACAAACGTATTTAGTCAGCAAAGAGCCCGTAGATTACAAAATGTTATTGAAAAGAACAGAAATAGGTTGTCTTACGGCAGTTTATGATGCCGAAATAATTGGTAAAATGTACATGCCTGATTTAAGAAGAAAACAAGATTATGCATTGTGGCTAGCTATACTCAAAAAAGGATTTAAATCTTACCCAATAGCTAATGAAACTGCCTTTTACAGACAACATTCAAACTCCGTTACAAGCAATAAATTCAAACTAATAGGGAAGCATTGGGTGTTTTTAAAAAAGCAAGAAAATCTTAACGCTATTCAGGCAACCTATTATACTATTTGCTGGGGAATTGGTGGATTCAAAAAATATTATATATAA